In a single window of the Rhizoctonia solani chromosome 16, complete sequence genome:
- a CDS encoding STE/STE11 kinase — translation MSNFDAIACGNAAFPGYSKILPRHELLSLTQSNPGLLSGLCWKANYAWTSYGYIHQGGRIQWDEPMGPPDHSSRAHLICRSPNLSEGCIAGQVSCYTSGRPMEIPYYQLVPTNELLMRVGFVNTPGSETEDIELKDRHILDERDELARLLPELEKAGIPREPGRINSLSASTTPLTHLKPASKRTFDQAEWEAKLKEAQVSKDDLNRIVMDYLVTEGYKSAADEFCKEANMPAPAGLNRIDKRIVIRDASAILDANPSLYFHLQQQRLIEYIRAGRTTEALQFAQSELAPRGFENPEFLSELERTMALLAFDQVPDPPADIAELLLPAQRTGQLLIGLMRLLAWGEHLLEERATFPRVDLGTDFRNVAGPEAPRVDEKVPQSQGFDLRALDNTASESYEGSYKDGAGSRFIERLKTWGVESRGIYPVPVEHRTDPQFSKSFFVWLSCNLNILSFSEGTVGVLVYGLTFRQAAGVIVGFNLLSALPPAYFSTFGPKLGLRQMVQARYSFGYVNPSPFSTNTMILSEAVGSARSYPGTDAECGLGWKDELERRDCYNQFNFVISFFGYRILNWYERVAWFPVLVMYLVVLGIGGKDLTSGDGSQPLAPARSVLSFGATVAAFIISYAALMSDYTNYMRVDVASWKVFLFSYLGLLLPTASVQLIGAAFAASLPANASWMAGYEAGGAGGLVDAILSPSKGFARVPRYAFSIAGTGILIPLAIVGSTRFEETLVDFLGLVGYWSATFIAVVAAEHVVFRQRDWTAYDISQWNTAGELPPGMAAIGACVCSFGVIVPCMDQVWFTGPIARTTGDIGFEVGLVLSGLLYIPLRTLEKRVFRRRGFWDLAAYSAVPCATLTAYDDDGMAAVEVDRDAQTPRRRGGRRAIKLLVLANPDRSSSSDEDTPAENYFNGYTTAPSRPATIRASSPRRTAPSPRAVTSPSPTSYVGASGSSARSSDSPGPESTPPPPTPSQNLPPLDLVFNKPSSKPHVTPNLPVGEDSDNAEAESSQRRSAAQASLISRVVLYSAHQRIIVAVTHDAENYVVVDLTGHTDAQAIRERILSKLHIPDDLHSSIAIYRTELGGFAIGPALDDNQLLIDCQHFVSRCRYPCPPATPDYCPRATPLALTIFIFSGHYAYALVPSRRSVSPASDRLASAGYEASVSAVSDHGEQDMARSPVQALHRHPASRRGRQSTSWRVRRRGSGSGTSDMSPVASQPAPPGSSPELTSSLSATRAQERRGSVTPTPTATRSPPGFDETNPNMNPSTAPMSGAGTIQPHVSVPAHPTHARRPSEPDSAYEREMALAAEERRREEETERWMAKQRADLASKRQQWARDHPGLANTNPMYQNGASYQNGSATSGYTSGGSNSGYIPRGAPSAAAFPPNRTSSPMRTPSGHGRRPTDARPPTEQQYRAYQQQQQQQQQQQPQAPVRQQDPHYSRQPQRARQPSPGGQPFVQQAPPPPPQPAAHPTPHAQTYPYPQQHAYPQQPQQYQQQSYSQSQQPQYITRNVPAGPPRGAMPPRTPGSEYVTQASQQWSYDSPDVVHRMNTGGTIGPMSGVGIAHQRAQSPQLRGGARSMGNLRESYGAPPAPPPPPPAAQWASGRGPSPGPVITSPPGQQVLSPAVYDVRQSQPEQPPHRQASHDGYRHSNTSPLQQSQTIQPQLPPPSMQQYHQQGAGRVAAPVDQQRQPNYGQYVEPQRTGGYMEPQRTGGGYSDQRASAGYDQRNGGFDQRASGGFEPPLQRTGGFIEPQRTGGFIEPQRTGGPFLEQQKTGGGYVQQPPTQPQQPQGYDRYERERLEMQARERKEYEARRDYERKEYEQQIQQQQQQQQRPDPVPIQRPGPPSRQQTGTSPSHTSAMPRTITEPVSVPRATGEAIPRNANEFSTSPRPAGPLSNWNPQNMVGLNRPNEPGSYYNPNVNGNPNPASLADERLAASRLLSPPSSSVHSRHTMHFPLRCALQRPVLDERVDDAYGGIEEPSVPLSLNTNALSAPPPYRTEPESSSPSSVAGEPSPIPPQTPPTDHSELEDSGTASPSASDASTVGYPHARDTDSDRDSTTAVSESDTADVDGDGDIDADAGTLKAGDYRVIAAAIERMVIGKEGAITPPLPPAVLFARFLSRLCPSRVWLSRRSETELGSARDWGGAATAAATGAAAAAGTGAPLVRRTATRPKGLRLRIDGSRPSSHPDSTPTSTQESSTSGTFIASTLPSKSAKRPRRLVEMLVGAEVGATSQPVPRSQAIKTRPPELDQFFPNHDLDKPVIDAPSGGTSPITTEAPPMAGPVAPLIGGPGVRRHKKSIRVVAAERKKMLERINAAKIQQPPIDDSATYMPDSDSATLQPGTMVPVSNILRKRSTKMWGGRVEEVTPGSAALGAGASPNVPETIPEGGPGRQRPTFNFGRVYHAMNLTTGEMIAVKQVELPKTDSDRADSRQVTVVDALKSESDTLRDLDHPHIVQYLGFEETADVFSVFLEYVPGGSVGSVLRKFGKFEDEVVRSFSRQIIDGLAYLHKSGILHRDLKGDNILVDRSGICKISDFGISKRSEHVYNNHEGTAMQGSVFWMAPEMLHSNKQGYNAKIDIWSVGCVVLEMQAGRRPWTEDDMFAVMYKVGGLRQAPPVPDDVILSPLADDFRRKCFAVDPAERPTAAELLTHPWLEIPPGWVFKGFKER, via the exons ATGTCAAACTTCGACGCGATTGCTTGCGGAAACGCGGCATTCCCAGGCTACTCGAAGATATTGCCACGGCACGAATTACTATCATTGACCCAATCAAACCCGGGACTTTTGTCTGGATTATGTTGGAAAGCAAATTATGCTTGGACGAG TTATGGCTatatacatcaaggaggGCGGATACAATGGGATGAACCTATGGGTCCCCCAGACCACTCATCTCGGGCACATCTCATATGTCGCAGTCCAAACCTATCAGAAGGTTGCATCGCGGGCCAAGTATCGTGCTATACATCTGGTCGGCCAATGGAGATCCCGTACTACCAACTTGTACCGACAAACGAGCTCTTGATGCGCGTCGGCTTCGTAAACACGCCAGGCTCGGAAACTGAGGACATCGAATTGAAGGATCGCCACATTCTCGACGAGAGAGATGAATTGGCGCGTCTTTTACCCGAACTAGAGAAGGCCGGTATACCACGA GAACCCGGTAGGATAAACTCCCTCTCTGCGTCCACTACGCCTCTTACACATTTAAAGCCCGCTTCGAAGCGCACATTTGACCAGGCAGAATGGGAGGCTAAGCTCAAGGAAGCACAAGTCTCGAAAGA TGACCTGAATCGAATTGTTATGGACTACCTCGTCACTGAGGGCTACAAATCTGCGGCCGACGAATTTTGCAAGGAAGCTAATATGCCGGCTCCGGCTGGTCTCAATCGCATCGACAAACGGATTGTGATCCGAGATGCCAGCGCG ATATTGGATGCCAATCCCTCGTTGTACTTTCACCTCCAACAGCAGCGTCTGATTGAATACATTCGCGCTGGACGGACAACCGAGGCATTACAGTTTGCCCAGTCCGAGCTAGCCCCCCGAGGATTTGAGAACCCTGAGTTCCTTTCCGAGCTGGAACGTACCATGGCACTCCTAGCGTTTGATCAAGTACCCGACCCCCCAGCAGACATTGCTGAACTATTATTACCCGCCCAACGGACCGGACAGCTA CTTATCGGGTTGATGAGACTCCTTGCATGGGGCGAACATCTTCTCGAAGAACGCGCAACATTCCCAAGAGTCGACTTGGGCACAG ATTTCCGTAATGTAGC AGGACCAGAAGCTCCCCGGGTCGATGAGAAGGTTCCACAGTCCCAGGGTTTTGACCTCCGTGCGTTGGATAATACCGCATCCGAGAGCTATGAGGGGTCGTACAAGGACGGTGCTGGTTCTAGATTTATTGAACGGCTGAAGACTTGGGGAGTCGAGAGCCGGGG GATCTATCCCGTTCCGGTGGAACACAGAACCGATCCCCAGTTCAGCAAATCGTTCTTTGTTTG GTTATCTTGCAACCTGAACATCTTATC TTTCTCCGAAGGAACAGTTGGAGTCCTAGTTTATGGATTAACTTTCCGGCAAGCAGCAGGCGTAATCGTGGGGTTCAACCTCCTTTCGGCCCTGCCACCCGCATACTT CTCGACCTTTGGTCCTAAATTGGGGCTTCGCCAGATGGTGCAAGCACGATACAGTTTCGGGTACGTCAATCCCTCTCCGTTCTCGACCAACACGATGATTCTATCCGAGGCAGTTGGTTCGGCGCGATCATACCCGGG GACAGACGCTGAGTGTGGTCTCGGGTGGAAGGATGAGCTGGAACGTAGGGATTGTTATAATCAG TTTAATTTCGTT ATTTCGTTTTTCGGATACCGGATCTTGAACTGGTACGAACGTGTCGCATGGTTCCCCGTGTTGGTCATGTACCTCGTCGTGCTCGGTATCGGGGGGAAGGATTTGACGAGCGGTGATGGATCGcaacctctggctccagcGAGGAGTGTGTTGTCGTTTGGTGCGACCGTCGCGGCGTTTATCATCTCGTATGCGGCGTTGATGAGCGATTATACGAATTATATGCGCGTGGATGTGGCGAG TTGGAAGGTATTTCTGTTTAGTTATCTAGGGTTGCTGCTCCCTACG GCCTCTGTACAACTCATCGGAGCCGCTTTTGCTGCGTCTCTCCCGGCGAATGCTTCATGGATGGCAGGGTACGAAGCAGGAGGAGCAGGCGGCCTGGTCGATGCCATCCTCTCCCCCTCCAAGGGCTTTG CCCGTGTGCCGCGATATGCGTTTTCTATCGCCGGGACGGGGATCCTGATTCCGTTGGCGATTGTAGGGAGTACGCGGTTCGAGGAGACGCTTGTTGATTT TCTGGGACTGGTCGGGTATTGGAGCGCGACGTTTATTGCTGTCGTCGCTGCTGAGCATGTGGTGTTTAGGCAGAGAGACTGGACGGCGTATGATATTTCGCAGTGGAACACGGCGGGGGAGCTTCCTCCTGGGATGGCGGCGATTGGAGCGTGCGTGTGTTCGTTTGGGGTGATCGTGCCTTGTATGGACCAAGTGTGGTTCACTGGCCCGATCGCGCGCACGACGGGGGACATTGGGTTCGAG GTCGGACTCGTTCTCAGTGGGCTATTGTACATTCCATTGAGAACATTGGAGAAAAGGGTATTTAGGAG GCgtggtttttgggatttggCTGCGTACTCTGCTGTGCCCTGTGCCACTTTGACTGCGTACGACGACGACGGAATGGCCGCGGTGGAAGTCGACCGCGATGCACAGACTCCGCGACGACGAGGCGGACGCCGTGCCATCAAGCTCCTTGTCCTCGCCAACCCAGaccgcagcagcagcagcgacGAGGACACTCCTGCCGAGAACTACTTCAACGGTTACACCACTGCTCCCTCCAGACCCGCCACCATACGCGCCTCGTCTCCGCGGAGAACCGCCCCATCCCCGCGGGCCGTCACCTCCCCGTCCCCGACATCCTACGTCGGCGCATCCGGCTCCAGCGCCCGCTCCAGCGACTCTCCCGGCCCCGAGTCCACACCCCCACCTCCCACCCCCAGCCAGAACCTCCCTCCGCTCGACCTCGTCTTCAACAAGCCCTCCTCCAAGCCACACGTGACCCCAAACCTCCCCGTCGGCGAGGACAGCGACAATGCCGAGGCCGAGTCCTCCCAGCGCCGCTCTGCAGCCCAGGCGAGTCTCATTTCCCGCGTTGTTCTGTACTCTGCTCATC AACGCATCATCGTCGCTGTCACGCACGACGCCGAAAACTATGTCGTTGTCGATCTCACCGGCCACACCGATGCACAGGCCATCCGCGAGCGTATACTGTCCAAG CTCCATATCCCAGACGATTTGCACTCGAGCATTGCCATCTATCGAACCGAGCTAGGGGGGTTTGCTATTGGCCCAGCACTCGATGACAACCAATTACTCATAGACTGCCAGCACTTTG TCTCCCGATGCCGATATCCCTGTCCCCCTGCCACCCCCGACTATTGCCCCCGTGCCACCCCTCTTGCCCTCACTATCTTCATTTTCTCCGGGCACTATGCGTATGCCCTCGTCCCATCGCGCCGGAGCGTATCTCCGGCCAGCGATCGCCTGGCCTCGGCTGGCTACGAGGCATCCGTCTCTGCCGTCTCGGACCATGGCGAGCAGGACATGGCCCGTTCCCCTGTCCAGGCCCTTCACCGCCACCCAGCCTCGAGGCGCGGTCGACAGAGCACATCCTGGCGCGTTAGAAGGCGTGGCTCTGGCTCGGGCACATCCGATATGAGCCCCGTAGCTTCCCAGCCAGCTCCCCCCGGCTCTTCTCCCGAACTTACATCATCACTCTCCGCTACGCGTGCACAAGAACGCCGCGGCAGCGTCACCCCCACGCCCACCGCCACGCGGTCCCCACCTGGATTCGACGAAACTAATCCTAATATGAATCCATCTACTGCTCCCATGTCTGGTGCCGGCACCATTCAACCCCATGTCTCTGTTCCAGCTCATCCCACCCATGCCCGACGACCCTCTGAACCCGATAGTGCCTATGAGCGAGAGATGGCCTTGGCTGCCGAGGAGCGCCGCCGCGAAGAAGAGACCGAGCGTTGGATGGCCAAGCAGAGGGCCGATCTTGCCTCCAAGCGCCAGCAGTGGGCTCGCGATCACCCTGGGCTTGCCAATACCAATCCCATGTACCAAAACGGCGCGTCTTATCAAAATGGATCGGCCACGAGCGGTTATACGAGCGGAGGTAGTAACAGTGGGTATATCCCCCGCGGTGCGCCCTCTGCTGCTGCTTTTCCTCCTAATCGTACTAGCAGCCCGATGAGGACACCCAGTGGACACGGTCGTCGTCCTACCGATGCCCGCCCGCCAACCGAGCAGCAGTATCGTGCATatcagcagcagcagcagcaacaacagcagcagcagcctcAGGCACCCGTACGCCAACAAGATCCACACTATAGTCGACAGCCCCAACGAGCTAGGCAGCCCTCGCCCGGAGGCCAGCCGTTTGTTCAGCAggctcctccacctccccctCAACCAGCTGCACATCCAACTCCACACGCCCAGACATATCCTTATCCACAACAGCATGCATACCCCCAGCAACCCCAACAATACCAACAGCAATCTTACTCTCAGTCTCAGCAACCGCAGTACATCACTCGTAACGTCCCTGCGGGCCCACCACGCGGTGCCATGCCCCCACGCACCCCCGGCTCCGAATACGTCACTCAAGCGAGCCAGCAATGGTCCTATGATTCTCCCGATGTTGTCCATCGCATGAACACCGGCGGAACCATCGGCCCTATGAGTGGTGTAGGAATCGCTCACCAGCGTGCCCAGTCGCCCCAGCTACGAGGAGGTGCCCGAAGTATGGGCAACCTTCGCGAGAGCTACGGTGCCCCACCTGCACCCCCTCCGCCCCCGCCCGCGGCCCAATGGGCCAGTGGGCGCGGTCCCAGCCCCGGACCTGTCATTACCAGTCCACCAGGGCAGCAAGTGCTCAGCCCGGCAGTCTACGACGTCCGTCAGTCGCAGCCCGAGCAGCCCCCGCACCGACAGGCATCGCACGATGGGTATCGTCATTCGAATACGTCACCTTTACAGCAGTCCCAGACGATCCAGCCCCAGCTTCCTCCGCCGTCGATGCAGCAGTATCATCAGCAGGGCGCAGGACGCGTCGCTGCCCCCGTCGATCAGCAGCGCCAGCCCAACTATGGCCAGTACGTCGAGCCCCAGCGCACGGGCGGGTACATGGAGCCACAGCGCACGGGCGGAGGGTACAGCGACCAGCGCGCGAGTGCCGGGTACGATCAGCGAAATGGCGGATTCGATCAGCGCGCGAGCGGAGGATTCGAGCCGCCTTTGCAGCGGACGGGCGGGTTTATCGAGCCCCAGCGGACCGGTGGGTTTATCGAGCCTCAACGCACGGGCGGGCCGTTTCTCGAGCAGCAAAAGACGGGTGGGGGGTATGTGCAACAGCCGCCGACGCAGCCGCAGCAGCCGCAGGGGTACGATCGGTATGAGAGAGAGCGGTTGGAAATGCAGGCGAGGGAGCGGAAGGAGTACGAGGCGCGGAGGGATTATGAGAGGAAGGAGTACGAGCAGCAGattcagcagcagcaacagcagcagcaacggCCTGACCCTGTGCCGATCCAGCGACCGGGCCCGCCATCGAGGCAGCAGACGGGCACGAGTCCGAGCCATACGTCGGCCATGCCCCGCACGATTACCGAGCCTGTGTCGGTTCCGAGAGCGACGGGCGAGGCTATCCCGCGCAATGCGAACGAGTTCAGCACGTCCCCTCGTCCCGCTGGTCCGCTTTCGAATTGGAATCCGCAGAATATGGTCGGCCTCAATAGACCCAACGAGCCTGGTTCTTATTACAATCCCAACGTCAACGGAAACCCGAACCCTGCTTCGTTGGCCGACGAACGTTTAGCGGCGAGTCGCTTGCTCAGCCCCCCCAGCAGCAGCGTCCACAGTCGGCATACGATGCACTTCCCCCTTCGTTGCGCCCTG CAGCGCCCGGTCTTGGACGAGCGCGTCGACGACGCGTACGGTGGAATCGAAGAGCCCTCGGTGCCGCTTTCACTCAATACAAACGCGCTCAGCGCGCCTCCTCCGTACCGTACCGAGCCCGAATCGTCATCTCCTTCATCTGTAGCGGGCGAGCCCTCGCCGATTCCGCCCCAAACCCCGCCTACGGACCATTCCGAACTAGAGGACAGCGGCACGGCCTCACCGAGCGCTTCGGACGCGTCGACGGTCGGATACCCCCATGCGCGCGATACCGACAGCGATCGCGACTCGACGACGGCGGTTTCCGAATCGGACACTGCCGATGTGGATGGTGATGGTGACATTGACGCTGACGCTGGAACGCTCAAAGCGGGCGATTACCGCGTGATTGCTGCTGCCATCGAACGTATGGTCATCGGCAAGGAGGGGGCTATTACTCCCCCGCTGCCCCCGGCGGTCCTGTTCGCTCGGTTTCTCAGCCGATTATGCCCGTCGCGAGTGTGGCTCAGCCGTC GTTCCGAAACAGAACTCGGCTCCGCCCGCGACTGGGGCGGCGCTGCAACCGCAGCTGCAACTGGGGCCGCGGCTGCAGCCGGTACTGGTGCTCCGCTTGTTAGGAGGACGGCGACGCGCCCCAAGGGACTTCGGTTGCGTATCGACGGCTCTCGGCCCTCGTCTCATCCCGATTCAACCCCAACTTCGACCCAAGAGAGTAGCACGAGTGGCACGTTCATTGCATCCACCCTCCCCTCGAAGTCCGCAAAAAGGCCCCGACGGTTAGTGGAAATGCTAGTGGGAGCGGAAGTGGGGGCGACGTCCCAGCCCGTCCCACGCTCCCAAGCCATCAAAACTCGTCCGCCCGAG CTCGACCAGTTCTTCCCGAATCACGATTTGGACAAGCCTGTCATCGATGCTCCCTCGGGTGGCACATCGCCTATCACGACCGAGGCTCCACCCATGGCTGGCCCGGTTGCACCTCTCATTGGCGGCCCGGGCGTAAGAAGGCACAAGAAATCGATCCGTGTTGTCGCGGCCGAACGCAAAAAGATGCTCGAGCGCATCAACGCAGCCAAGATCCAACAGCCGCCGATCGATGACTCCGCGACGTATATGCCCGATTCGGACTCTGCGACACTCCAGCCGGGCACGATGGTTCCAGTCTCGAACATTTTGCGCAAGCGGAGTACGAAAATGTGGGGTGGGCGAGTTGAGGAGGTCACACCGGGCTCGGCTGCACTCGGGGCGGGTGCGTCTCCCAACGTGCCCGAGACTATTCCGGAGGGTGGTCCGGGTAGACAGCGAC CAACATTCAA CTTTGGCCGGGTATACCACGCGATGAATTTGACGACCGGAGAAATGATCGCGGTCAAGCAGGTTGAGCTTCCCAAGACAGACAGTGATCGCGCGGACTCGAGGCAAGTAACCGTCGTCGACGCGCTCAAATCGGAGAGCGATACCCTCAGGGATCTGGATCATCCGCATATTGTGCAGTATCTTGGCTTCGAGGAAACAGCGGACGTGTTCAGCGT GTTCTTGGAGTATGTTCCTGGTGGATCGGTCGGGAGCGTGTTGCGTAAATTTGGCAAGTTCGAGGACGAAGTCGTGCGTTCGTTTAGTCGACAGATTATTGATGGACTCGCGTATCTCCATAAATCGGGTATCCTCCACCGA GATCTGAAAGGTGACAACATTCTCGTTGATCGGTCAGGCATATGCAAAATCTCCGACTTTGGCATTTCCAAGCGCAGCG AGCACGTGTACAACAACCACGAAGGAACCGCGATGCAAGGTTCAGTGTTTTGGATGGCTCCGGAAATGCTTCACAGCAACAAACAAGGGTACAACGCCAAAATAGATATTTGGAGCGTTGGGTGTGTGGTTCTCGAGATGCAAGCTGGTCGGCGACCCTGGACAGAGGACGATATGTTTGCAGTCATGTACAAG GTCGGTGGCTTGCGGCAGGCTCCTCCCGTCCCAGACGACGTGATTTTGAGCCCTCTTGCGGACGACTTTAGACGAAAGTGCTTCGCCGT TGATCCAGCTGAACGACCAACGGCTGCCGAGCTGCTCACTCACCCTTGGCTCGAAATTCCACCCGGATGGGTCTTTAAAGGATTCAAGGAACGATAA
- a CDS encoding Dilute domain-containing protein C25B8,08, which translates to MSARTSELALRDWDWPISGCGARLPRRREDANGVSNYEDLDEDEDDPTGEYIDSILSYQPSPHIYAIIDQAKPVVYPLHQRAMPANALYGLVRFAAAHANDEWLDDLVSGAATRIEETIRARKFDMSHLAFWLFNVTTLLHFVRCDRVADEKCIAIDADMILEDLINAIFVYVVRGVEQSIDEKLDTCFIEHAPLASEFNSIQFEGEWSFFKSLTPKKRQQPPSPYGLFNQASSDGAVSPQGSPKPDSRSESPAPGGPSPGMKAFSLRNTLTRKQVVSAVSSLNGNANADSGATGNRTNMDVAPPIIMGPQPTDVTALLGGAHTLLTLYGVNPTLTVQLFSQVLSWAACEIFNRILTRKKYLCRSRAMQINMNISAIEEWAITDAGLPKGVVSHFSAVKELLRWLQLLSSIQEFPNLVATIQTFKSLNPLQMRRAVRDYRYEKNEGRMDEECAQYLLQVQKDWERQRVQQGVAAVRQDFSVRDRDWDGSVNSDNERELPPSDEDRIYEAAQQQIDALFDRDRSKSDWLPAAVPEPLGELLDSRHMLPLILPSDPILLAAMPMKYARGKHEATDSEGRPMSRASQASSGATDSMAWRTRLSAIRDVRVNLLDIVDYGWFSERRWSTKVYQDETRSEVVSPADSPQRVRRSTSRGADEDEDEDEDEDDDEGEEDGDPADLDGKRGRYPTWLTPNPPKRKVSDRHRNFTIKRARESTGGETIRPDNAQREEYSDEEQVSSPAHIQTPTTSTKNLEPVQE; encoded by the exons ATGTCTGCAAGAACGAGCGAGCTAGCGCTGCGTGACTGGGACTGGCCGATCAGTG GATGCGGAGCTCGCCTACCAAGAAGAAGAGAGGACGCGAATGGCGTGAGCAACTACGAGGACttggatgaagatgaagatgatcCAACCGGAGAGTATATTGATTCTATCTTG TCCTATCAACCTTCCCCGCATATTTATGCTATCATCGACCAAGCGAAGCCTGTGGTGTACCCTCTGCACCAGAGAGCTATGCCGGCTAACGCTCTCTATGGCTTGGTGCGATTTGCAGCAGCCCATGCTAACGATGAGTGGCTGGACGATCTAGTTAGTGGTGCAGCCACTAGGATTGAGGAAACCATTCGA GCTCGTAAATTTGACATGTCTCATCTCGCGTTCTGGCTATTCAACGTCACCACTCTCTTGCACTTCGTCCGCTGTGATCGCGTAGCGGATGAGAAATGTATCGCTATCGACGCTGATATGATCCTCGAAGATCTTATCAATGCTATTTTTGTGTACGTTGTCCGGGGAGTCGAGCAAAGCATCGACGAGAAGCTTGATACTTGCTTCATCGAACACGCACCCCTGGCTAGCGAATTCAATTCCATCCAATTCGAAGGCGAATGGTCCTTTTTCAAATCTCTGACACCCAAGAAGAGGCAACAGCCCCCATCCCCCTATGGGTTATTTAACCAAGCCAGCAGTGATGGAGCTGTCAGTCCACAAGGCTCTCCGAAACCGGACTCACGGTCAGAGTCCCCTGCGCCCGGTGGACCTTCCCCAGGCATGAAAGCATTCTCCTTGAGGAATACATTGACGCGCAAGCAGGTCGTCTCGGCAGTCTCCAGTCTCAACGGAAATGCCAACGCTGACTCTGGGGCTACTGGGAATCGCACTAATATGGACGTAGCACCGCCTATAATCATGGGCCCACAGCCTACGGATGTGACTGCGCTGTTGGGTGGGGCGCATACACTCCTTACACTATACGGAGTTAACCCTACACTTACCGTCCAGCTCTTCAGCCAAGTACTCAGCTGGGCAGCATGCGAAATATTTAACCGTATCTTGACCCGTAAAAAGTACCTGTGCAGGAGTCGCGCGATGCAGATTAACATGAACATCAGCGCAATCGAAGAATGGGCGATTACTGACGCTGGATTGCCAAAAGGGGTTGTGTCCCACTTTTCTGCAGTCAAGGAGCTGCTACGCTGGCTTCAG CTCTTGTCTTCAATTCAAGAATTCCCAAATTTAGTTGCCACTATTCAAACGTTCAAATCACTTAACCCACTTCAAATGCGTCGAGCCGTCCGAGACTACCGTTATGAGAAGAACGAAGGACGCATGGACGAAGAGTGTGCCCAATATCTTTTACAAGTTCAAAAAGATTGGGAAAGACAAAGGGTACAACAAGGGGTTGCAGCGGTCCGCCAAGAC TTCTCCGTCCGTGATCGCGATTGGGATGGCAGTGTCAATTCGGATAATGAGAGAGAACTTCCGCCATCAGACGAAGACCGTATCTATGAAGCGGCACAACAGCAAATCGATGCTCTCTTTGACCGCGACCGATCCAAGTCTGATTGGCTTCCCGCTGCGGTCCCAGAGCCACTCGGCGAGCTCTTAGACAGTAGACACATGCTACCCTTGATTCTCCCAAGTGATCCTATTCTACTTGCCGCGATGCCGATGAAATACGCGCGGGGCAAGCATGAGGCAACCGACTCGGAAGGTCGCCCTATGAGTCGAGCTAGCCAAGCTAGTTCAGGTGCGACAGACTCAATGGCCTGGCGCACACGTCTGTCGGCAATCCGAGATGTACGCGTCAACTTGCTTGATATCGTGGACTACGGCTGGTTTTCGGAGCGTAGATGGAGCACCAAGGTCTACCAGGATGAGACCCGGTCAGAAGTCGTATCCCCAGCCGATTCACCTCAGCGGGTCCGAAGATCCACGTCCAGAGGAGctgatgaggatgaggatgaggatgaggacgaggacgatgaCGAGGGCGAGGAAGATGGGGATCCTGCTGATCTGGACGGCAAACGAGGGCGTTACCCTACCTGGCTCACCCCAAATCCACCGAAACGAAAGGTTTCCGATCGACACCGGAACTTTACTATCAAGAGAGCTCGAGAAAGCACTGGTGGGGAAACAATCCGCCCAGATAACGCGCAGCGTGAAGAATATAGTGATGAGGAGCAAGTCTCTAGCCCAGCTCATATTCAAACCCCTACCACATCGACTAAAAACCTCGAGCCTGTTCAAGAGTAG